Within the Paracoccus everestensis genome, the region CGCCAGCGCCATCGCGGCAACGGTCAGCATCTGTCTCAGCTTCGTCATTCGCATCCCCTCCCAAGGTGCCGGTGACCGGGGGGCGGAACCCTTTGGCCCGCGCGCCCCGCAAGCATCACTTCAACTGGTCTTCGGTGTAATAGCCGGACCCGACCAGCACGTCCTTCCAGTTGTCCTTTGTCACCGGCAGAGGCTCCAGCAGATAGGACGGGACGACCTTGACGCCGTTGTCATAGGTTTCGGTGTCGTTGATCTGCGGCTCGGTCCCCTTCAGGACGGCGTCCACCATGCCCACCGTGACCTTGGCCAGCTCGCGGGTGTCCTTGAAAATGGTCGAATACTGCTCGCCTGCCTCGATGGATTTCACCGACTGCACCTCGGCGTCCTGGCCGGTGACGATGGGCATCTGCATATCGCCCGACCCATAGCCCACGCCCTTGAGCGAGGACAGGATGCCGATGGACAGCCCGTCATAGGGCGACAGCACGCCATGAACCTGCTTGTCGCCATAGTTCGAGGACAGGAGGTTATCCATCCGCGACTGCGCGACCGCCGGATCCCAGCGCAGCGTGCCCACGGTTTCCATGCCCGTCTGGCCCGACCCGATCACGATGGACCCGTCGTCGATCAGCGGCTGCAACACCGACATCGCGCCGTCATAGAAGAAGAAGGCGTTGTTGTCGTCGGGGCTGCCGCCGAACAGTTCGACATTCCAGGGCTTCACGTCGGGGAAGCGTTCCTTCAGGCCATCGACCAGCGTGGTCGCCTGCTGGACGCCCACCTTGAAGTTGTCAAAGGTCGCGTAATAGTCCACGTGTTCCGACCCGCGGATCAGCCGGTCATAGGCGATGACCTTGATGTCGGCGGCGGCGGCGTTTTCCAGCGCGTTCGACAGGGTGGTGCCGTCGATGGCCGCGATCACCAGAACGTTCACGCCCTTGGTGATCATGTTCTCGACCTGGGCCAACTGGTTCGGGATGTCATCCTCGGCATATTGCAGATCGGTGTCATAGCCCGCTTCCTGCAACTGCTTGACCATGTTGTTGCCGTCGTCGATCCAGCGGGCCGAGGATTTCGTCGGCATGGCGATGCCGATGGTTTCGGCCATGGCGCCGGTGGCAAGCCAAGATACCCCGATCGCCAGCGCGACCGCAGCGGTTCTGAACTTCATCTGTATCCTCCCTTGCGCGGCATCGTTGGCTGCGCATCCTCCATAGGTCAGAAAGTTCTAGCGCAGGTCTGTCATAACGGTAAAATGAGAAAACAGCACATCCACATAGCTGAATTGATATGTCATTCCACGCGTTGAAGCCTGCGCAATTGCGCCTGATCCATGAAATCGCCCTGCACAGCCAGTTGCAGATGGCCGCGGAATCGCTGGCCATGACCCAGCCCGCCGCATCCCGGATGCTGGCCGAGGCCGAACGCCGGATCGGCGCGCCCTTGTTCATCCGCCAGCCCAAGGGGATGGAGCCGACCGAGATCGGCACCACCGTGCTGCGCCGCGCCCGCGTTATCCTGCGCGAAATGGCCAGCATCGAGGCCGACGTGCGCGCCCTGCGGGGCGGTTATGCCGGGTCGGTGCGGGTGGGGGCGGTGACGGGACCGGCGGTCAGCTATCTTGTCCGCGCGATCCGCCAGATCAAGGAAGAAAGCCCTGGCGCCGATATCACCGTGGACGTGATGCCGTCGCGCGATCTGCTGATGCAGCTTGGCGCGGGGGAAATGGATTTCGTCCTAGGCCGGATCCTGCCGGAATTCGACAGCGACAGCTTCAACATCCTGCCGATGTCGGATGAAAAGGTGGCATTGATGGCGCGGGCCGATCATCCCCTGGCCCGTGCGCGGCTGGTCACGCTGACCGAACTGGTGGGACAGGAATGGATCATGCAGCAGCGCGGTTCCCCGATCCGGGAAGCGACCTTAGCGGCCTTCGCCAGCGTCGGGCTGTCGGAACCCGACAACATCGTCAACAGCCCCTCGCTTTTGCTGACCATCGCCTATCTGGCGCAGACGGATGCGATCACGCCCGCCTCGCAAGAGGTCGCGGAACTGCTGATCCAGCCGCCGGTCAAGGCCGGGTTCACGATCATACCGACGCCCCAGCCGATCCGGGTGTCGCCCTATTTCCTGCTGGATCTCAAGCGCCGTCCCTTGTCGCCCCTGGCCAAGCGGTTGCGCGATGCGGTGGCGCAGATGTCGCGCAGCCCGATCAGGAACGCGGCCGGGCTGTGACCTGCCTGCGCCGCGCAATTTCCCAGGCGACGGCACCGATGATCGTGACGGCGATGATGATCAGCGCCAGGGCATTGACGGCGGGGGTCAGGCCGGTGCGGACCTTTGTGGCGATGAACACGGTCAGGGGCGTTTCAAAGCCGCGCACGAACAGGGTGGTGTTGTAGTTTTCCACCGATTGCAGGATTGCCAGCCCGCCCGACGCCAGCAGCGCAGGTCGCAGGAAGGGCAGCAGCACCCGGCGGAACACCATCACCCGCGAGGCCCCCAGGCCCAGGGCTGCTTCTTCCTGCGTGCGGTCAAAGCGTTGCAGGCGCGCCATCACCATCAGCATGACATAGCAGATGATGAAGGTCGTCTGCGCCACCACGATCAGGGCGATGCCGCCGCCCACGCCCACCTGCCGCCACAGGATCAGGGTGGAAATCCCGATCACCACCCCCGGCGTCAGCAGGGGCGACACCATCACCGCATAGGCCACGCTGCGCGCCCGCGAGTGCAGCGTGGTCAGCACAAGCGCCGCCGCCGTCCCCACCGGCAACGCCACGGCCACCACCAGCACCGCCACGATGGCCGATGTCCACAACGCCCTCCACATCGCGGCATCGGCCCACATCGCGGAAAACCAGTCCAGCGTCGTGCCCTGCCAAGGGATCACCGTGGGAAAGCGGCTTTCGTTGAAGGCCGCAACGCCCATGATGACCAGCGGCGCGAACAGGTAAAGCACGAAGGCCAGCAGATACAGGACGAACAGCCCGCGAAAGATCCGGTCCGCCGTCATTTCGCCACATCCGTCAGATTGACACGGAACAGCCGCAGCGTGACCAGAACGACCGCCAGGCACAGGACCAGCAGCGTCAGCGCATAGGCCGCGCCCCGGTTCCAGTCGCCGCCCTCGAAGAACCAGTTGTAGATGATCTCGGTGAACCAGCGGCTGCCGGGGCTGCCCAGCAGCGCGGGCGCGACATAGGATCCGGCCGCCAGCATGAAGGTGAAGACGCAGCCCGTGGCGATCCCCGCCTTGGCATGGGGAATGACCACGCGGCGATGGGTCCGCACCGTCGAGGCGCCCAGATCCCGCGCGGCCTCCAGTTGCGATTTGTCCAATGATTCTACGGCGTTATATATCGGCAGCAGCATGAACAGGATATAGGCGTAAACCATCCCCGCCAGCACGCCGCCGTTCCCCTGCCAGCGGATGGGCGCGTCGATCAGCCCGATCCCCTGCAAGACCGCGTTCAGCGGCCCGCGATAGGCCAGCAGGATGAACCAGGCCAGCGTCCGCAACACCTCGTTGATGAAGAACGGGATGATGACCAGCATCAGTGCGATGGACAATTGCCCCACGGTGGCGCGCTGCGCCATCCAGAAGGCCACCGGATAGCAGACGACCAACGTCACCAGGGCCACCAGGGCACTGGCCCAGATGGTCTTGAAGAAGATGGCGCGATGCACGCCCTCGTTGGCGAGGTACAGGAAATTGTCCAGCGACCGGACATCCTGCGGCCCGCCTTGCTGCGCAGGCGGCAGGTTCGGGCGCAAGGCATAGTCGATCATCATCAGGTTCGGCGCCAGCACCATCGCCGCCAGCCAGATCATCACCAGCGACAGGAAGATCGTCGCCAGACCCCCGCCGAAGCGCGCGTAAAGATCACGCATCGGCCAGGACCACGGCGTGTTCCGGGGCGAATGAAAAGCTGGCATCGGTCCCCGGCGCGGGCGCGTCCCCCAGCCGCGTGGACGGCACCGCCGCCGTTAAGGCCGCGCCATCGGAAAACTGGCCGTGGACAAGGGCAAAGGCGCCCTCGAAATCCATGCGGCCTACCCGGGCGCGCAATGTGTTGGCGCCGGCGCCGGGGATCAGCGCCTCGGGCCGGACATAAAGGGTTGCGGCCTGGCCGATGGCAAGGCCCCGGTCAGCCCGCCCGTGCAGCGGACCCAAGGCGGTATCGACACGCGCCATGCCCTCGCCAATGGCGCTGACCCGGCCCGCGATGGCGTTGGTTTCCCCCACGAAGCGGGCGACAAAGGGCGTGGCCGGGTTGTCGTAAAGCTGGCGCGGGGTGGCGACCTGTTGCAGCAAACCGTTGCTCATCACCGCCACACGGTCGGACATGGCCAGCGCCTCGGACTGGTCATGGGTGATATAGATGAAGGTGACGCCCGTGCGTTTCTGCAAGCTGCGCAGTTCCGCCCGCATATGCTGGCGCAGCTTCAAATCCAGGGCGGACAGCGGTTCATCCAGCAGCAGCACGCCCGGTTCAACCGCCAGCGCGCGGGCAATGGCGACACGCTGACGCTGCCCGCCCGACAATTCGCCCGGCATCCGGTCGCCGTATCCCTCCAGCGCGATCAGGCGCAGCAACTCGTCGGCGCACTTGCGGCGTTCAGCCTTGCCGACACCGCGCGCCTCCAACCCGAAGGCGATGTTTTCCCAGACCGGCATCAGCGGAAACAGCGCCAGGGACTGGAAGATCATCGCGGTCGGCCGCTGGTTGGGTCCAAGGCCCCGCATATCGCGCCCGCCGATCAGCACGCGCCCTTCGGTGGGTTCCAGGAATCCGGCGATCATGCGCAGGATGGTGGTCTTGCCGCAGCCCGACGGCCCCAGGATCGAAAAGAACTCGCCCGCCTGAACCTGGAAGGACACGTCGCTGACTGCGCGCGTTGACCCGAAAGTCATCCCGATCCCGTCAAGCTCTACCGAATGCGACATCCATCCCCCGATTTGCTGGTTGGGGACAGGGGCAACCCCCTGTCCCGATCTTTCGTCACGCCGACAGGAAGCGGTCCTGGTATTCGTTGCGCTTTGTCACATACCAGCTTTCCTGGATCGGCCACCACCACAGCTTGTCCAGCGCATCGCCGGGATAAGCGGCGGCGAAGAAGGCCTTGGCCTGATCCGACAACAGATCGGCGGATCCCACGGCGGTCGAGTTGATCGAGGTCGCGTTGGTGTACATCGCCCCCGCCTCGGGTGTCAGGAACCAGTTGATGAAGGCATAGGCCGCATCCAGGTTCGCAGCGCCCGCAGGGATCGACAGCCCCTCCATCCAGGCCAGCGCGCCTTCCTTGGGCGCGACAAAGCCCACCGGCATCCCTTCCTTGGCCAGGGCGGCGGCCGTCGAGTCCCAGGTCTGGCCAATGGCCGCGCCGTTCACGCGGAAGGCGCCCTGGGCTTCGTTCTCGTTGTTCCAGAACTGGATGATGTTGCCCTTGCGCGCGACCGCCTCGGCCAGGATCACGTCAAAGATCTCGGTCTGCGCTTCGGGTGTCTTGAAGGCGTCCAGCAACGGGCGGGGCAGCTTGCCCTCGGCCTCCAGCCAAAGGCCCAGGCCCACCAGGGCCGAATGGGCGCGCACGGTGGCCTTGCCCGCCGCAGCCTCTCCCCAGATGTCGCCATAGGAGGCGCTGCCGTATTCCAGCGGCATCTGGTCGCGGTCGAAGGCCACCGCCTCGGTCCCCCAGTCGGTGGGCACCTGATAGCGCTTGCCGTCCACGACCGCGCCCAGGTTGGTCGAGTTTTCCCAAGCCGAGGGCAGAACCTTTGCGACCTCGATCCTTGATTCGTCCAGCGGCTGGACCAGGCCATACTCGACATAGTTCGGCACCCGGTCCACGGTCGGCCAGATCAGATCGAAGCCTCCGCCATTGTTGGCGCGCAATTGGTTCAGCAGTTCGTCATTGGTGCCATAGCCCGTATAGTTCGGCTTGATTCCGGTTGCCTTTTCAAAGGCGCCCAGGATCTCGTCGTTCAGATAGCCTGCCCAGGCAAAGATGTTCAGCGTGCCCGCGCCTTGCGCCAGTCCCGGCCGCGCGATCCACGGCGCGGCCAGCGTCAGTCCCGCGGTTGCAGCCGCGCCCTTCAAAAGCCCGCGGCGATCAAGTCTGCTCATGTGTGGTCCCCCGATATGGCAGCCCCCCGGGGCGCCGGTCAATCGCCGCAAAGCATAGCCCTGCCGCGTGACAGGTCAAAGACTTGTATGATCTTGCACAAAAAAATCCGCGCGGCCCTATTGACGCGACAACAGGCTGGCAGGGCGCGACCGAGCCAGTCCCTGGGTGATCAACCCGGCCAGCACTGCCTTGATCATGTCGCCCGGAACAAAGGCCGTGACCAAGGCCGCGCATTCCGCCAAGGTCTTGCCCAGGGTGATCGACATTCCCACGATGCCAAAGGCATACATCACCACGATCCCCCCGATGACCGACGCAATGGCGACCGTCACCGCCAGCGGTGCGCCGCGCCAGCGTTCGACGATCAGCCCGGTCACGAAGGCCGCGACCGGCCAGCCCAGGAAGAACCCGGATGTCGGCGCGACGAAGGCCCCCAGCCCCCCGCGCCCGCCCGCCAGCAGCGGCAGGCCCAGCGCCACTAGCGCCATGAACAACAGCACGGCCAACGCGCCGCGTTTCGCGCCCAGGATCGCACCAGCCAGCATGACCCCCATGCTTTGCGCCGTGATCGGCACGCCAAAGGCGAGCGTCAGGCTGGGAATCAGCCCCAAGGCTGCGATCAGCGCGGCGAACAGCGCGATCCGGGTCATGTTGCGTTCCATTGTTTCAGCCCCTCCCCGGGCCTGTATCGGGCAGAATCCCGCCCCGCGCGCGCAAAGCTTCGGCGACATGATCGGCGTCGTCCAGCGCCAAGGCGGCCATCGGCATCACGATGCGCCAGCCCGGCTTTCTGCGCGACCGCGCACGCCAGGACATCGCCAGCCTTTGGCCGTTTTCCACCAGCATGGGGGTAAAGCGCAACACCATGGCAATGGCCAGTTCCACTGCACGGGTGGACAGGCCAAGGCGGCGCAAGGGCGTCAGCAGCCAGGTCAAAACGGCGATCATATCGGTCAAACGCGTGGTCATGGTCACGAAATTCGCCAGCGCCAGCGCGGCCAGCAGGCGCAGGGCGATGGCAAGGCCCGCCTGGACCTGCCCGGTTGCGCCATGCCACACGGCGATCAGCAGCAGAAACGGCCACAGCATCCGCAGATGGCGCGCGCCCTGTGCGGCAAAACCCGTGCCACCTGTCAGATACAGGATCACAACCGCCAGCATGGCCAGGGCCAGCCCCGCAGCGTCCAGCAGGAACAGGGCCATGGTCAGGCCGGACAGCGCCAGCAGCTTGACCCCCGCCGGGATGCGATGCGCCCAGGTTCTAGCCGGCGAGGTGAGAGAGATCATCAAGGGCCCCCCATTCCACCATCCGGCCTTCGAAGGCGGGAAGCACAGTCGCGGGCGGGCCATCGGCAACCAGGCGGCCTTCTTCCAGCCACAGGATACGGTCAAAGCCGCGCACCTGGGCGGGATCATGCGTGACCATCACCACCTGCGCGGCGATCCCGTCCAGATAGCGCATCAGTTGCAGCCGCGTCGGGATATCCAAGCCCGAGAACGGCTCGTCCATGACGATCACACGGGGCTGCATCGCCAACACCGACATCAGGCACAACAATTGCTTTTGCCCCTGCGACAAGCTGTGGGTGGCGGCATCGGCCCAATGTGCCTTGCCAAAACGCTCTAGCATGGCCTGTGCGGCAGCTTCGGCCTGACGTTGGGGCAGGCCTTGCTGGGCCAGGCCAAAAGCAAGTTCCTCGATCACGGTTGGAAAGATGATCTGGTGATCTGGATTCTGGAAAATGATTCCGACGGTTTTCAGTGCAGTCCGGCGATCCTGCGCCATGTCGATGCCGCCGATCCGGGCGGTTCCCGCATCCGGCGTAATCAGCCCGGCAATCACGCGCGCCAGCGTGGTCTTGCCCGAGCCGTTGCGCCCGACGATACCCACCCGCGCCTCGGTCACGCAGGCCGAGATGCCACTCAGGACAGGGCACCCGGCCAGGGTCACGCCGATGTCGCGCAGATCCACGCTCATCGCCCGCCGGTCCCCGGCCGTCCGTTGGTTCCTGCCGCCATGCCCAGCCCTTCGCCGCCTTGGCCTGCATCTGCCCCACAACGGCCCCGTCCCGCAAGACGCGCGTCACTGATAGCTGCGCACCAAGGCCCCCGCGATCATCGACCAGCCGTCCACGGCCACGAAAAAGGCCAGCTTGAAGGGCAAGGACACCACGACGGGCGGCACCATCATCATGCCCATCGACATCAGCACGGCCGATACCACCAGGTCGATGATCAGGAAGGGAAGCGCGATCAGAAAGCCGATTTCGAAAGCCCGCTGGATTTCGGACAGCATGAAGGACGGGATCAGCACCGACAACTGGGTGCTGCGGTCGCCGGAGCCGGGCGCGATCTCGGCCAGGCCCGCCAGGGTGTCGGGGTCGGTGCGGGCCGCCATGAAGTCCTGGAATGGCACGATTCCGCGCCGGATCGCCTCGCCCAGGGTGATGGTCCCGTCCTGCAGGGGCGCGCCCGCGACGGACCACGCCTCGCGCAGGACCGGGTCCATGATGAACCAGGTCAGGAACATCGCCAGGCTGACGATCAGCATATTGGGGGGCGAGGATTGCAGCCCGATCGACTGGCGCAGGATCGACAGCACGGTGACGATGAAGGGAAAGCAGGTCACGGTGATGGCGATGGCAGGCGCCAGCGACAGCGCCGTCAGTGCACCCACCAGCAGCACGGCGTTCTGGCCCAGGCCCTGCCCCACCTGCTCGGCGATCTGGCCCAGTTGATCCTGCGCCAGGACTGCCGTGGGCAGGACCACCAGCCCCGCCGCCAAAGCCGCGCGATGGATCATGCCGCGCCGGGGCCGGGCAGGATGCGCACGCACAGCCGATCCTCGGCGGTGGCGTCCGCCGTCAACTCGCCCCGCGCGATGACCTTGTCGCCCACGCAGATCTCGACGCCTTCGTCGATGGACTGATCCAGCAGCAGGATATCGTCGGGCCGCAGCGAGGAAAGCTGCGCGACGGTCTGGCGCGTGCGGCCCAACCGCACCGTCACCTCGACCTTGATGGCGTCGGTGTCGATCAGGTGGTTCAATGCGTCCATGATGTTTCGTCTCCCTCCGGTTTGGCCTCGTTGATTTCGGTCAGCAGCGCGCGGATGTCGCCCGCCAGGCGCGCCGGTTCCAGTTCGATCCGGCCGCCTTGCAGCGACAGGGAAATGCGGTCGGATTCGGTCGCGGTGACCTCGATCCCCGCCAGCCTGCAATCGGCCAGGCAGCGATCCACCATCGCGCGCAGCGACGGCCCGCAGGCGATGCTGGCGCGCAAGGGGGGGGCGGCTCGGGACAAGCGCAGCAATTCCTCGGTCAGCGCCTCTTCCAGGCGGCGCGACTGTGCGGCAGGGGCCAGGCAATCAAGGATCTGTGTCAGGATCGGGGCCAGGGCCTCGACCGCCTCGCGGCGCAGGTCGGCCCGGCGCGCCTCGTCATCGGCAAGCGCCCGGGCCAGGCGATCCAGGCCGGCGTTCAGGGTGCGGGCCTGTTCGTCGCCGTGGCGGGCCATGCCTTCGGCCAGCCCATCTGCAAAGGCCTGGTCCAGCGCCTCGCGGCTGAAGGTCAGGGCAGCGCCCTGCGCCGCCACCGCCGCGCTAAAGGATTCGAGTTTAAGTACCGCAAGGGTCACAGCGCATTCTCCTTGTTGTCGATCCAGCCGGTCAGGATCTTGACGCTTTCGTCATGGCGTTCCTTCATCATGCTGCGCAGCCGGGCGACCGGATCGACCGGGGGCAGCGCCAGTTGCTCGGGCGCGCGCGGCGGCGCGGGCGGAACCATGGGCTCCGGCATGACCTCGACCGTGGGCAGGATGGTGCCGGTCAGGGCGGGCGCGTCCAGCGCCGGGCGGCTGTTGTCCAGGGCGGGCCGGGCGCGGCCCTTCAGGACCGGGCGCAGCACCAGGAACACCAGCGCCAGGGCGAACAGCCCGATCAGCAGGATGCGCGCCAGCCCGTTCAGTTCCAGCCGGTCCATCCAGCCCGGCGCGGCAGAGGTGCCATCCTGTCCCAGGCCCGCAAAGGGCAGCGACTTGACGGTGATCTGGTCGCCCCGCGCCTCGTCAAAGCCCACGGCGGATGCCACCAGCTCGCGCAGCACGTCGAGTTCGCCCTCGCTGCGCGGCACCATCTGCACCTCGCCCCCGGCATTTTCCTCGGGAACGCCATTGACCAGCACCGCGACCGTCATGCGCCGGGTCGATCCCGGCTGGCGCGACACCTCGCGGGTCACGCGGGTCACTTCGTAATTGGCCTGCTGGCGGGTTTCCTGGCGGTTCGCCTCGGACTTGTCACCCTGGGCCTGGTCGCCATCGGGCAGGTTCGAGGCCGCCGTGACCGCGCCCGTTCCGGTCGAGTTGCTCTGGTCGGTGGTTTCCTCGGTCACCTGGGAAATCAGCGCGCGGCTGTCGGGGTCGAAGCGCTGTTCGGTCAGCATCTCGGTTTCCGTGACCACGTCCAGGTTCAACTCGACAATGGCGTTGCCGATGCCGACATGAGGCTCCAGGATGCGTTGGACGTTGCGCTTCATCTCGGCCGCGCGGTCCGCGCCTGCCTCATCCTCTCCGGCGGCGACGATGCCATGCTGGGCGTCGATGACCGTGACCGATTCGGGCGTCATGCCCGGCACACCCGACGAGATCAGGTATTTCAGCGCCGCCGCCTGCTCGCGGCTGACCCCCTCGCCGTTGGTGGCGATGGTGACGGACGCGCTGCCCTGGCCGTCGCGGCGGTATCCGCGCCCGCTCTCGATGGCCAGGTGGACCCGCGCGGTCTTCACATTGGGCAGGGCCAGGATCGTCCGGGCCAATTCGCCTTCCTTGGCGCGCCAATAGGCGGCGTCGAACATCTGCGACGTGGTGCCGAAACCAGACATCCCGTCCAGCAGCTCGTAGCCCGCGCCCCCCGCAGCGGGCAGGCCCTGGGCTGCCAGATCCATGCGCAGCTTGTCGCGGCTGGCGGCATCGACCCAGATCGAATCGCCACGCACCTCGTAGGGCACGCCCGAACGCTCGATCCCGGCCACGACCTCGCCCGCCTGGGCGGCATCAAGGCCGCCGTAAAGCAGGCTCATCGAGGGCCGGTTCGCCACCCAGGCAAAGCCCGCGATGGCCAGGAATGTCGTCAGAAACGCCGCCACCAGGATGGCTTTCTGTTGTGAGCTTCGCTCTGTCCAATAGTCCTGCAATTTTTGCAAAACCGGCCCTTTCGAATCAGCGTCAGGTTCCTCGTGTCCCGGTGTTGATGACATGGGCGTCGTTAAGATTTGGTTAGTCGCAGGGTGCTAATTCCGTCTTGTCACGACGGAGAATCACCATGACCGATGCGACCGCGAATCTGGCAGCCGACCCACCTGCCAAGGCATCCGGCAAGAAAAAGCTGATCCCGATCCTGGCCGCCCTGGCCTTCGCGGGGGGCGGCTTTGCCTCGACCTATCTGGGGTTGTGGTCGCCCGCTGCGATCATGGCCTCCAAGGAGGAAGCCCCCAAGGCACCGGCGGTGGTGTTCGTGACGGTTCCCACCGTCGACCTGATCATCCCCGGCGGATCGGGACAAAGCCTGGTTCTCGCGGCCAGCCTGGAAACCAACAGCGCCCATCAGGCCGAGGTCGCGCATCTGATGCCGCGCGTGTCCGACGCCTTCACCAGCTTCCTGTCGGGCATCGACCCCGCCGCCTATGACAAGCGCGGCGTCCTGGAGATCATCCGGGCCGAGCTGCTGGCGCGCACCCGCTATGTCCTGGGCGAGGACGCCATCAAGGATCTGCTGATCACGGAGTTTCGCTTCAAATGACACTGGACCATGTCTTTCAGGCCGCCCTGCTGGCCGCATCCCTGGGCCTCGGCGCCTTTTGCCTGATCCTGTCGCGCCGCCTGCGCAGGCTCAACAACCTGGAAACCGGCCTGGGCGGCGCCATCGCCATCATGGCGTCCGAAGTGGACCGCCTGGACCGCGCGATCCGCGAGGCCAAGGACGAAGCCACGGCGGCAGGCCGGGCGCTGTCGGCGGAAATCGCATCCGCGCGCAAGGAACGCGCGTTGTGGGATCTGCGCCAGAAGATCACCCAGGCCCAGGCGCCTGCCGCCCAGCCCGCGCCCGTCATCCCCATGCGCCGGTTGCGCAAGCGGGTGGTTAACGGCGATGCGTAAATCGATCCTGACCGCGCTTACGCTGGCCTTTGCCGTCCCTGCCGGGGCCGCGATCTGGCAGGCTGGGGATGTGTCGCGCTTTTTCGCGGCCTCCGCCAGTTCCGGCGACCTGCTGCAAGGCTGCACCGACGTGCCAGAAGCCGTGGCGCTTGCGACCGAACTGCGCGACCGCGCGCTGCGGATCGAACGCTACATGGAGGCGATGGACACCCGCAAGGCCGAGATCGCCACCGCCGAGGCCGCGCTGCGTGCCCGCGCCACCGAACTGCGCCAGCAGAAATCCGGCATCCAGTCGCGCCGCGACGGCGCGTCCCAAGCCGTGCGTGCGGATATCGACCGCCTAGTCGCCGTATACGACCAGATGAAGCCGGCCGAGGCCGCGGCAGTGCTGACCAACCTGCCCCCCGATTTCGCCGCCGAGATCCTGATGCGCGTCCAGCCGGAAACCGGCGCCCGCATCATCGCGGCGGTCGAGCCGCGCCAGGCTGCCCTGCTGACCGCCCAGATGGGCGCCCGCAGCGTCCAGAACGACTGAAGGAGAAAGCCATGTTCGGCATCGTCGGAATCGTCGTTACCTTCGCCATGGTCTTTGGCGGCTATATCCTGGCCGGGGGCAAGATGGGGGTGATCACGCACTCGCTGCCCTTCGAGATGATGATGATCGGCGGCGCGGCCATCGGATCCTATCTGCTGTCCAACGACGGCCATACGCTGAAACACACGCCCGGCGGCATCATCCAGGCCTTCAAGGGATCGAAATGGAAGGAATCCGACCATCAGGACGTGCTGTGCCTGATGTTCCAGTTGCTCAAGATCGCGCGCGAAAACCCCGTGGCCCTGGAGCAGCATATCGAGAACCCGACCGAATCGCCCATCTTCACGGCCTATCCCCGGCTTCTGGCCGATCACGAGGTCGTCTCGCTGATCGCGGACACGCTGCGGTCGGCCAGCCTGAACTATGACGATCCCTATCAGGTCGAGGATATGCTGTCGCGCCGCCTGGCAGGCCTGCGCGAGGACGCGATGCACGTGCCGCACGCGCTGCAAACCATGGCCGACGCCCTGCCCGCGCTTGGGATCGTCGCAGCCGTCTTGGGGGTCATCAAGACCATGAGCGCGATCGACCAGCCGCCCGCCGTGCTGGGCGGCATGATCGGCGGCGCCCTGGTCGGCACCTTCCTGGGGGTGTTCTTGGCCTATGGTTTCGTGGCGCCCCTGGCAGGCAGGCTGGGCGGCGTCATCAAGCAGGATCTGGCCTT harbors:
- the chvE gene encoding multiple monosaccharide ABC transporter substrate-binding protein is translated as MKFRTAAVALAIGVSWLATGAMAETIGIAMPTKSSARWIDDGNNMVKQLQEAGYDTDLQYAEDDIPNQLAQVENMITKGVNVLVIAAIDGTTLSNALENAAAADIKVIAYDRLIRGSEHVDYYATFDNFKVGVQQATTLVDGLKERFPDVKPWNVELFGGSPDDNNAFFFYDGAMSVLQPLIDDGSIVIGSGQTGMETVGTLRWDPAVAQSRMDNLLSSNYGDKQVHGVLSPYDGLSIGILSSLKGVGYGSGDMQMPIVTGQDAEVQSVKSIEAGEQYSTIFKDTRELAKVTVGMVDAVLKGTEPQINDTETYDNGVKVVPSYLLEPLPVTKDNWKDVLVGSGYYTEDQLK
- a CDS encoding LysR family transcriptional regulator, producing MSFHALKPAQLRLIHEIALHSQLQMAAESLAMTQPAASRMLAEAERRIGAPLFIRQPKGMEPTEIGTTVLRRARVILREMASIEADVRALRGGYAGSVRVGAVTGPAVSYLVRAIRQIKEESPGADITVDVMPSRDLLMQLGAGEMDFVLGRILPEFDSDSFNILPMSDEKVALMARADHPLARARLVTLTELVGQEWIMQQRGSPIREATLAAFASVGLSEPDNIVNSPSLLLTIAYLAQTDAITPASQEVAELLIQPPVKAGFTIIPTPQPIRVSPYFLLDLKRRPLSPLAKRLRDAVAQMSRSPIRNAAGL
- a CDS encoding ABC transporter permease, which translates into the protein MTADRIFRGLFVLYLLAFVLYLFAPLVIMGVAAFNESRFPTVIPWQGTTLDWFSAMWADAAMWRALWTSAIVAVLVVAVALPVGTAAALVLTTLHSRARSVAYAVMVSPLLTPGVVIGISTLILWRQVGVGGGIALIVVAQTTFIICYVMLMVMARLQRFDRTQEEAALGLGASRVMVFRRVLLPFLRPALLASGGLAILQSVENYNTTLFVRGFETPLTVFIATKVRTGLTPAVNALALIIIAVTIIGAVAWEIARRRQVTARPRS
- a CDS encoding ABC transporter permease: MRDLYARFGGGLATIFLSLVMIWLAAMVLAPNLMMIDYALRPNLPPAQQGGPQDVRSLDNFLYLANEGVHRAIFFKTIWASALVALVTLVVCYPVAFWMAQRATVGQLSIALMLVIIPFFINEVLRTLAWFILLAYRGPLNAVLQGIGLIDAPIRWQGNGGVLAGMVYAYILFMLLPIYNAVESLDKSQLEAARDLGASTVRTHRRVVIPHAKAGIATGCVFTFMLAAGSYVAPALLGSPGSRWFTEIIYNWFFEGGDWNRGAAYALTLLVLCLAVVLVTLRLFRVNLTDVAK
- a CDS encoding ABC transporter ATP-binding protein; this translates as MSHSVELDGIGMTFGSTRAVSDVSFQVQAGEFFSILGPSGCGKTTILRMIAGFLEPTEGRVLIGGRDMRGLGPNQRPTAMIFQSLALFPLMPVWENIAFGLEARGVGKAERRKCADELLRLIALEGYGDRMPGELSGGQRQRVAIARALAVEPGVLLLDEPLSALDLKLRQHMRAELRSLQKRTGVTFIYITHDQSEALAMSDRVAVMSNGLLQQVATPRQLYDNPATPFVARFVGETNAIAGRVSAIGEGMARVDTALGPLHGRADRGLAIGQAATLYVRPEALIPGAGANTLRARVGRMDFEGAFALVHGQFSDGAALTAAVPSTRLGDAPAPGTDASFSFAPEHAVVLADA
- a CDS encoding extracellular solute-binding protein, with product MSRLDRRGLLKGAAATAGLTLAAPWIARPGLAQGAGTLNIFAWAGYLNDEILGAFEKATGIKPNYTGYGTNDELLNQLRANNGGGFDLIWPTVDRVPNYVEYGLVQPLDESRIEVAKVLPSAWENSTNLGAVVDGKRYQVPTDWGTEAVAFDRDQMPLEYGSASYGDIWGEAAAGKATVRAHSALVGLGLWLEAEGKLPRPLLDAFKTPEAQTEIFDVILAEAVARKGNIIQFWNNENEAQGAFRVNGAAIGQTWDSTAAALAKEGMPVGFVAPKEGALAWMEGLSIPAGAANLDAAYAFINWFLTPEAGAMYTNATSINSTAVGSADLLSDQAKAFFAAAYPGDALDKLWWWPIQESWYVTKRNEYQDRFLSA
- a CDS encoding biotin transporter BioY, with the protein product MERNMTRIALFAALIAALGLIPSLTLAFGVPITAQSMGVMLAGAILGAKRGALAVLLFMALVALGLPLLAGGRGGLGAFVAPTSGFFLGWPVAAFVTGLIVERWRGAPLAVTVAIASVIGGIVVMYAFGIVGMSITLGKTLAECAALVTAFVPGDMIKAVLAGLITQGLARSRPASLLSRQ